Proteins encoded within one genomic window of Nitrospirota bacterium:
- the ppdK gene encoding pyruvate, phosphate dikinase: MATGKKYIYFFGKGKADGTGTMKDLLGGKGAGLAEMTNAGVPVPPGFTITTEVCNLFYEIGNRVPDGLDAEMREYMKMMENAVSGYRFGDADKPLLVSVRSGSKFSMPGMMDTVLNLGLNDTTIKGLIRMSGNERFAWDAYRRFIQMFGNVVMGIEKDVFEQLIHDAKKKRKVLLDIDLTAGDLKGLVDKFKAKVKQVMKREFPQDPWEQLLMARDAVFGSWNNPRAITYRRLNDIPGTLGTAVNIQAMVFGNMGDTSATGVGFTRDPSTGAKEFYGEYLTNAQGEDVVAGTRTPHPIADLQKEMPQVYRQLRDITNRLEQHYRDIQDFEFTVQDGTLYMLQTRTGKRTAHAAVKIAVDMVGEKLISREEAVLRVEPASLDQLLHPIIDPKAKLQVIAKGLPASPGAASGKVVFTADEAVKQAKKYPVILVRPETTPDDIHGMDAAKGILTARGGMTSHAAVVARGMGKPCVAGCETIKVDLKAEKFTVNGVIVKLGDSITIDGGTGRVILGKVPTVEPTVSGDFGTLMTWADEIRTMGVRANADIPRDAKMARQFGAEGIGLCRTEHMFFAADRLPFVQQMILANDTDAREKALMKLLPMQRSDFKGLFEAMAGFPVTIRLLDPPLHEFLPKREELMVEVAVMQAKKAPKASIAKKEKLLHRVEDLHEFNPMLGHRGCRLGIVYPEITRMQTRAIIEAACELAKKGKKVVPEIMVPLVGIMKEFQNQKELIKATAEEVMKKKGVTIEYMIGTMIELPRASLIADEIAKEAEFFSFGTNDLTQTTYGFSRDDAGKFIGYYTENGILEKDPFQTLDQEGVGQLVTMGVVKGRKTRPNLKVGICGEHGGDPASVEFCYRTGLNYVSCSPYRVPIARLAAAHAKLKEKGVGGSGTK, translated from the coding sequence ATGGCTACAGGAAAAAAGTATATTTATTTTTTTGGTAAGGGTAAGGCCGACGGGACAGGGACGATGAAAGACCTGCTCGGAGGCAAGGGCGCGGGCCTCGCTGAGATGACGAATGCGGGTGTGCCGGTCCCTCCGGGGTTCACGATCACCACCGAGGTCTGCAATCTGTTCTATGAGATCGGTAATCGCGTGCCGGACGGCCTCGACGCGGAGATGCGCGAGTACATGAAAATGATGGAGAATGCCGTCAGCGGCTACCGGTTCGGCGACGCGGACAAGCCTCTGCTCGTGTCCGTGCGGTCCGGTTCCAAGTTCTCCATGCCAGGCATGATGGATACGGTCCTGAACCTTGGCCTGAACGACACCACGATCAAGGGACTTATCCGCATGTCCGGCAACGAGCGCTTTGCCTGGGACGCGTATCGGCGTTTTATCCAGATGTTCGGCAATGTGGTGATGGGCATCGAGAAGGACGTGTTCGAGCAGCTTATCCATGACGCGAAGAAGAAAAGGAAGGTTCTCCTCGACATCGATCTTACGGCAGGGGACCTGAAGGGGCTGGTGGACAAGTTCAAGGCCAAGGTGAAGCAGGTCATGAAGCGCGAATTTCCGCAGGACCCCTGGGAACAGCTTTTGATGGCGCGCGACGCGGTCTTCGGTTCCTGGAATAACCCCCGCGCGATCACCTACCGCAGACTGAACGATATTCCGGGCACCCTCGGCACGGCTGTGAACATCCAGGCCATGGTCTTCGGCAACATGGGAGACACCTCGGCCACGGGCGTCGGGTTCACCAGAGATCCTTCGACAGGGGCCAAGGAGTTCTACGGCGAGTATCTGACGAACGCGCAGGGCGAGGACGTGGTGGCCGGCACCCGGACTCCGCATCCCATCGCGGACCTTCAAAAAGAAATGCCGCAGGTGTACCGCCAGCTCCGCGATATCACGAACCGGTTGGAGCAGCATTACCGCGATATCCAGGACTTCGAATTCACGGTGCAGGACGGCACGCTTTACATGCTCCAGACCCGCACGGGCAAACGCACGGCCCATGCGGCGGTCAAGATCGCCGTGGACATGGTCGGCGAGAAGCTTATCTCCCGGGAAGAGGCGGTGCTCCGAGTTGAGCCCGCGTCTCTGGACCAACTCCTCCATCCCATCATCGATCCCAAGGCGAAGCTCCAGGTGATCGCCAAGGGCCTGCCCGCGTCACCGGGCGCTGCTTCCGGCAAGGTCGTGTTCACCGCGGACGAAGCCGTGAAACAGGCCAAGAAGTATCCTGTCATTCTCGTCAGGCCCGAGACCACTCCCGACGATATCCACGGGATGGACGCGGCCAAGGGCATCCTCACGGCGCGCGGCGGTATGACATCCCACGCGGCGGTCGTGGCCCGCGGCATGGGAAAGCCCTGCGTTGCGGGCTGTGAAACCATCAAGGTCGACCTGAAGGCAGAGAAGTTCACGGTCAACGGGGTGATCGTAAAACTGGGAGACAGCATCACCATCGATGGCGGCACCGGCCGCGTCATTCTCGGCAAGGTCCCGACCGTGGAACCCACGGTGAGCGGCGACTTCGGCACGCTCATGACATGGGCTGATGAGATACGCACCATGGGCGTTCGCGCGAACGCGGATATTCCGCGCGACGCAAAGATGGCGCGCCAGTTCGGCGCCGAGGGCATCGGGCTTTGCCGGACCGAGCATATGTTCTTTGCCGCGGACCGGCTGCCGTTCGTGCAGCAGATGATCCTCGCGAACGACACCGATGCGCGCGAGAAGGCGCTCATGAAGCTTCTGCCGATGCAGCGTTCCGATTTCAAGGGGCTCTTCGAGGCCATGGCCGGTTTCCCGGTCACCATCCGTCTCCTGGACCCGCCGCTCCATGAATTTTTGCCCAAGCGCGAGGAGCTTATGGTCGAGGTCGCCGTGATGCAGGCAAAGAAGGCGCCCAAGGCGTCTATCGCGAAGAAGGAAAAACTCCTCCACCGGGTCGAAGATCTGCACGAGTTCAATCCCATGCTCGGCCATCGTGGCTGCCGTCTCGGCATCGTGTATCCCGAGATAACCCGCATGCAGACCAGGGCCATCATTGAGGCCGCCTGCGAGCTGGCGAAAAAGGGCAAGAAAGTCGTGCCTGAGATCATGGTGCCGCTCGTGGGCATCATGAAAGAGTTCCAGAACCAGAAGGAACTGATCAAGGCCACGGCGGAAGAGGTGATGAAAAAGAAGGGGGTAACGATCGAGTATATGATCGGGACCATGATCGAGCTCCCGCGTGCGTCACTCATTGCGGATGAGATCGCGAAGGAGGCCGAGTTCTTCTCCTTCGGCACGAACGACCTGACGCAGACCACCTATGGCTTCAGCCGCGACGATGCGGGCAAGTTCATTGGTTACTACACCGAGAACGGCATTCTCGAAAAGGACCCCTTCCAGACCCTGGACCAGGAAGGTGTGGGCCAGCTCGTAACGATGGGTGTTGTGAAGGGCCGCAAAACCCGGCCAAACCTCAAGGTCGGCATCTGCGGTGAACATGGCGGCGATCCGGCGAGCGTGGAATTCTGCTACCGGACAGGGCTCAACTACGTGAGCTGCTCACCCTATCGCGTGCCGATCGCGCGGCTTGCCGCGGCGCACGCCAAACTCAAAGAGAAGGGCGTGGGCGGGTCGGGGACCAAGTAA